In a genomic window of Oncorhynchus keta strain PuntledgeMale-10-30-2019 chromosome 28, Oket_V2, whole genome shotgun sequence:
- the LOC118361734 gene encoding ribosome biogenesis regulatory protein homolog: MAACSIEDVLAKAERDEAEKLKSITVQKELDLEFDIGNLVAYDKNRIDIRQFREQKKDDFLRSLARDNTQLLINEIWKHPTERVEEVIVVKLPEPTTALPREKPPPKPRPPTKWEEFAKLKGIQKKKKTNLVWDDVTKEWKRRWGYKRVNDGTKEWLIEVPETADPNEDQFAKRNKAKKEKVAKNELHRLRNIARAQKIKVPGVGLTPTAQQSTTDLSRAVNVAKVSTASAGKFQDRLPKEKAPRNTGKKRKFQPVIGNFSSEKQRQLDLLRVMDSKKPRLDVNKAVNKQMREDDREESAAKFRKGGKKGRKGGHFSGKGGGGKGKGGGGKGRAGGGKGRAGGGKGRAGGKGQGPPGGKKGAGKR, from the coding sequence ATGGCTGCGTGCAGTATAGAAGACGTGCTTGCTAAAGCTGAACGAGATGAGGCTGAAAAACTTAAAAGTATCACAGTTCAAAAAGAACTGGACCTTGAGTTTGATATCGGAAACCTGGTCGCATACGACAAGAACCGTATTGATATTCGACAGTTCCGTGAACAGAAGAAAGACGATTTCCTGCGCTCGCTAGCTCGTGACAACACGCAGCTCCTGATCAACGAGATATGGAAGCATcccacagagagagtagaggaggtaaTCGTAGTCAAACTACCCGAGCCGACCACTGCACTGCCGAGAGAGAAGCCCCCACCGAAGCCCAGGCCTCCAACCAAATGGGAGGAATTCGCCAAATTGAAGGGGATCCAAAAGAAGAAGAAAACTAACCTGGTATGGGACGATGTTACCAAAGAGTGGAAGCGGCGTTGGGGCTACAAGCGTGTTAATGATGGCACGAAAGAGTGGCTAATTGAGGTCCCCGAAACAGCCGACCCCAACGAGGACCAATTTGCCAAGCGGAACAAAGCCAAGAAGGAGAAGGTTGCAAAAAACGAGCTGCATCGCCTGAGGAACATAGCCAGGGCACAGAAGATCAAAGTACCAGGTGTTGGACTCACACCGACCGCGCAGCAATCCACAACTGACCTGAGTAGGGCTGTCAATGTGGCCAAGGTATCCACAGCTTCCGCAGGTAAATTTCAAGACCGCCTACCGAAGGAGAAAGCTCCCAGAAACACCGGGAAGAAGAGGAAATTCCAGCCTGTCATCGGTAACTTTTCCAGTGAAAAGCAGAGGCAGCTGGATCTGCTCAGGGTGATGGACAGTAAGAAACCTCGTCTGGACGTCAACAAAGCTGTAAACAAACAAATGCGAGAGGATGACCGAGAGGAGTCTGCAGCGAAATTTAGGAAGGGGGGGAAGAAGGGACGCAAGGGTGGTCATTTCTCTGGAAAGGGTGGGGGTGGAAAGGGTAAAGGAGGTGGTGGCAAAGGAAGAGCAGGGGGTGGCAAAGGAAGAGCAGGGGGTGGCAAAGGAAGAGCAGGGGGTAAAGGTCAAGGACCACCTGGAGGTAAAAAAGGAGCTGGGAAACGCTAA